The nucleotide window GCCGAAATGATCACACCCAAAGACCTGGGTCTGCCGGTACAAGTGATCTTCCAGAGCATTGAAGACCTCCATAAAGCGTGTCCTAATAACCTGGGCGACTGGTATTTTACCGGTAACTATCCCACCCCGGGTGGTAACCGCGTGGTAAACCAGGCATTTATGAACTATATGGAAGGCAAGAACGAAAGAGGGTACTAGCAAAACCTTATTCGACCATGTATGAATGAAGCCGGAGCAATCGCGATGGGTTAATACCAGATATAGATATAGTGGCGTTTTGCCAGGTACTGCTTTGTGGATGAAATTCGTATAAACGCTAATACCCATCTCATGCAAAGCTTGCTTAATTGTGGAAATAAGATGATCATTTTCGTGGTCGCTCTATTGCTGTGTTATGGTTCGCTATTTTCACAAATAGCCGTTTCTCCCTCAAAAACTTACCTGACAAAAAATAACCAGCCTTTTTTCTGGCTGGCAGATACCGGCTGGGAGCTCTTCCATCGCCTGAGCCGGGAAGAAGCCATATACTATTTAAACGTACGGCAACAACAGGGTTTTAATGTAATTATGGCGGTTGCTCTCGCTGAGCTCGACGGTATTCGCACACCTAATTACTATGGAGATCTGCCTTTCTCCGATCTGAAAACCCTAACTTGGGCCGAAACTCGGGGAAATAACCCAAAGGACAGTATTGCTTATGATTACTGGGATCACGTAGATTTTGTAATTCGGGAAGCCGCTAAAAGAAATATTTTTATTGGCTTGCTGCCCACATGGGGAGATAAAGTAGTGCCTGGCGCGGCCGGGCCGGTTATTTTTACTGATTCCCTAAGTTCCTGCAATTATGCCCGTAAACTGGCCAACCGTTACAAAAATCAAAAGAATATCATCTGGATATTGGGCGGGGACCGGCCTGCGGTTGATAACCGAAATGGAAAAGAAATAAGGGATTACCGGCCCATCTGGAGGGCCATGGCAAAAGCTATACAGGATGTTTACGGAAAAAGGGTATTTATTGCCTATCACCCCAACTGGTTTAGCGGTGAGTATTTTGGCAAAGACGACGATTGGCTGAGCATAACTGCGATGCAAAGCGGTCATGGCTCAAGAGAGATTAAAGTATGGGATTGGGTGAGATGGGGTTTGAAAATGACGCCAAAGCGCCCTTTTATGGATATGGAACCCTGCTATGAGGACCATCCGGTTTCGCCCTGGGACGGAAAATGGACCAGGAGCAGCAGAGGCTATTTTACCGATTACGATGTACGTGCAAGAATATACCGAGGCATCTTTGCAGGCGGCTGCGGCGCTGTGTATGGCCATCACC belongs to Niabella yanshanensis and includes:
- a CDS encoding glycoside hydrolase family 140 protein, whose amino-acid sequence is MQSLLNCGNKMIIFVVALLLCYGSLFSQIAVSPSKTYLTKNNQPFFWLADTGWELFHRLSREEAIYYLNVRQQQGFNVIMAVALAELDGIRTPNYYGDLPFSDLKTLTWAETRGNNPKDSIAYDYWDHVDFVIREAAKRNIFIGLLPTWGDKVVPGAAGPVIFTDSLSSCNYARKLANRYKNQKNIIWILGGDRPAVDNRNGKEIRDYRPIWRAMAKAIQDVYGKRVFIAYHPNWFSGEYFGKDDDWLSITAMQSGHGSREIKVWDWVRWGLKMTPKRPFMDMEPCYEDHPVSPWDGKWTRSSRGYFTDYDVRARIYRGIFAGGCGAVYGHHQIWQFVDTNRNKPVFTGDTLIGWKQAMVAKGAVQMGHLKKLVSLHADFEREEDSLLIASDRGHDYKDIIIATRSKNRSYAMVYLPRAESIKINLDRLNEGPKKITWFNPVNGSKSILPGRYQNGIATLRPPDATQKDWVLIVDTYK